A section of the Polynucleobacter sp. AP-Sving-400A-A2 genome encodes:
- a CDS encoding BrnT family toxin has translation MELKDFEWDMAKSDLCQISRNFDFTYVMSIFIDSNLLIEKDQRWDYGEERFRALGLLDEKVFVVIYTKRPTAMRIISARRANRREVRRYEENHSS, from the coding sequence ATGGAATTAAAGGATTTTGAATGGGATATGGCTAAAAGTGACTTATGCCAGATCTCTCGAAATTTTGATTTCACATATGTGATGTCAATTTTTATAGATTCGAATTTGTTGATAGAAAAAGATCAGCGTTGGGATTATGGCGAAGAGCGATTTCGGGCATTAGGCTTGCTCGATGAAAAAGTGTTTGTAGTAATTTATACAAAGAGGCCTACAGCAATGAGGATTATTTCAGCTAGGCGGGCCAATCGTAGGGAGGTAAGGCGTTATGAAGAAAATCATTCGAGTTAG
- a CDS encoding DNA-binding transcriptional regulator — MKKIIRVSVDLNDPSSFPKGFVDKKLLDAATERLIKLHQHQDDAEAMLDAAQYAKGVRERIGLSQQEFSKRIEVSLETIRNWEQGKRSPTGAAKALLKILDRAPEIALLALSA; from the coding sequence ATGAAGAAAATCATTCGAGTTAGCGTGGATCTAAATGATCCAAGTAGCTTTCCCAAAGGATTCGTCGATAAAAAATTACTCGATGCGGCAACGGAACGTTTAATTAAATTGCATCAACATCAAGATGATGCAGAGGCCATGTTAGATGCTGCTCAATATGCAAAAGGCGTACGAGAGAGAATTGGCCTGTCCCAGCAAGAGTTTTCTAAGCGTATCGAAGTCTCTTTAGAAACCATTCGAAACTGGGAGCAGGGGAAACGCAGTCCCACTGGTGCCGCTAAGGCTTTATTGAAAATTTTGGATAGGGCGCCTGAAATTGCATTGCTTGCTCTTAGTGCTTGA
- the trxB gene encoding thioredoxin-disulfide reductase, whose translation MTTNTPKHSKVLILGSGPAGYTAAVYAARANLSPTLVTGLAQGGQLMTTTDVENWPADPDGVQGPELMDRFLKHAERFNTNIIFDHIHTAALTEKPIRLVGDSGTYTCDALIISTGASAQYLGLPSEEAFMGRGVSGCATCDGFFYRNQDVCVVGGGNTAVEEALYLTGIAKKVTVIHRRDKFRAEPILNDRLMAKVAEGKVELKLNSTLDEVLGDEKGVTGVRIKKADGSTEDIAVTGAFIAIGHKPNTELFIGQLDMNNGYIKTHSGLEGNATATNIPGVFASGDVQDHIYRQAITSAGTGCMAALDAQRYLETLD comes from the coding sequence ATGACTACAAATACCCCAAAACACTCCAAAGTTCTCATCCTCGGTTCAGGCCCTGCTGGCTACACAGCTGCCGTCTATGCAGCGCGAGCCAATCTGAGCCCCACTCTCGTTACCGGCCTGGCACAAGGCGGCCAATTAATGACCACGACAGATGTAGAAAACTGGCCAGCTGACCCAGATGGCGTCCAAGGCCCAGAGCTCATGGATCGTTTTTTAAAGCATGCTGAACGATTTAATACCAACATCATCTTCGATCATATTCATACTGCTGCATTAACTGAAAAGCCCATCCGTTTGGTTGGCGACTCGGGAACTTACACCTGCGATGCCTTGATTATTTCCACTGGCGCTTCCGCTCAATACCTTGGCCTTCCAAGTGAGGAAGCATTTATGGGTCGCGGTGTTTCTGGATGCGCGACTTGCGATGGCTTCTTCTATCGCAATCAAGATGTATGCGTAGTCGGTGGTGGCAATACTGCTGTTGAAGAAGCGCTCTACCTTACTGGCATTGCCAAAAAAGTTACCGTGATTCATCGGCGCGATAAATTCCGTGCAGAGCCAATCCTCAATGATCGCCTCATGGCTAAAGTAGCTGAAGGCAAAGTCGAACTCAAATTGAACTCCACGCTTGACGAAGTTTTGGGCGACGAAAAAGGTGTCACTGGTGTACGCATTAAGAAAGCCGATGGCAGCACAGAAGACATCGCTGTCACTGGCGCCTTTATTGCGATTGGCCATAAACCGAATACCGAGCTATTTATTGGTCAGCTCGATATGAACAACGGCTATATCAAGACACACTCTGGCTTGGAAGGTAATGCTACTGCTACCAACATCCCTGGCGTATTTGCATCAGGCGATGTGCAAGACCATATTTACCGGCAAGCCATTACTAGCGCAGGCACGGGCTGTATGGCTGCGTTAGATGCTCAGCGATACTTGGAGACTTTGGATTAA